From the Synechococcus sp. HK01-R genome, one window contains:
- a CDS encoding DUF1350 family protein, with protein MSRWRRLGDSWCLWPAQPKALVEFIGGSYLAATPQLSYRRLLEGLAAQGLAVHAWSYVPGFDHQLQARQAWDGFRSSRALLRQRIEDLPPSLRLGHSLGSKLHLLAPDGGRNSAGLISLSFNNFSADRSIPLLSTLAPSLGVTTEFSPGPEETLRLVERYYHCPRNLVVRFGEDSLDQSHALFDSLCSRSGDQSEWLQLAGDHLTPASAGLRQGLLGDWADDPGRSRRIQTLIDAIIRWQSGLG; from the coding sequence ATGAGCCGCTGGCGAAGGCTGGGCGACAGCTGGTGTCTCTGGCCAGCGCAACCGAAGGCCCTGGTTGAGTTCATCGGCGGGAGCTACCTAGCTGCCACTCCCCAACTGAGCTATCGACGCCTCCTTGAAGGGTTGGCAGCTCAGGGGTTGGCAGTGCACGCCTGGAGTTATGTGCCCGGATTCGACCATCAGCTTCAGGCCAGGCAGGCCTGGGATGGATTCCGCAGCAGCCGTGCCTTATTGCGTCAGCGGATTGAAGACCTTCCGCCCAGCCTGCGCCTTGGACACAGTCTCGGTAGCAAGTTGCACCTTCTGGCTCCGGACGGAGGGCGCAATAGCGCGGGCCTGATCTCCCTGAGCTTCAACAACTTTTCAGCCGACCGCTCGATTCCCCTGCTCTCCACCCTGGCCCCCAGTCTTGGGGTGACCACGGAATTCAGTCCAGGCCCCGAGGAAACGCTGCGACTCGTGGAGCGCTATTACCACTGCCCCAGGAACCTGGTGGTGCGCTTTGGCGAGGACAGCCTCGATCAAAGCCACGCGCTCTTCGACAGCCTGTGCAGCCGCAGCGGCGACCAAAGCGAATGGCTGCAGCTGGCCGGAGATCACCTCACGCCAGCTAGCGCCGGACTGCGCCAGGGACTGCTGGGTGACTGGGCTGATGACCCTGGCCGCAGCCGCCGGATCCAGACCTTGATCGACGCGATCATTCGATGGCAAAGCGGGCTGGGCTGA
- the acs gene encoding acetate--CoA ligase — translation MVSDPSTTIESVLQEQRVFEPPATVAAQARIGSLEAYRAMAEAAAADPDGFWGDAARRELHWFEPFRSVLDWSDAPFARWFEGGTTNLSFNCLDRHLDGPRAEKTALIWEGEPGDVRRFSYRELHAEVCQAANALKAMGIGKGDLVALYMPMVPEAAIAMLACARIGAPHSVVFGGFSAEALRDRLIDGEAKAVITADGGFRKDKPVSLKPAVDAALADGACPSVTGVLVVQRTKQPVEMVEGRDQWWHDLVDAQSTDCPAAPMASEDRLFVLYTSGSTGKPKGVVHTTAGYNLWAHLTFQWIFDIQENDVYWCTADVGWITGHSYIVYGPLSNGATTVMYEGAPRPSKPGAFWEVIQKHGVTIFYTAPTAIRAFMKSGRDVPDQYDMSSLRLLGTVGEPINPEAWMWYRDVIGGNRCPIVDTWWQTETGGVMISPLPGATPTKPGSATLPLPGIQADVVDGDGNSVAADEGGYLVVRRPWPGMMRTVHGNPQRFRESYWEHIRPADGHYIYFAGDGARRDADGYFWVMGRVDDVINVSGHRLGTMEIESALVSHPAVAEAAVVGRPDDLKGEGIVAFVTLEAGREATEALVAELGAHVGQEIGPIARPDEIRCSDALPKTRSGKIMRRILRALAAGQEVSGDTSTLEDRSVLDRLRA, via the coding sequence ATGGTTTCCGATCCCTCCACCACGATCGAATCGGTGCTCCAGGAGCAGCGCGTTTTTGAACCGCCTGCGACCGTTGCAGCCCAGGCCCGCATCGGCAGCCTGGAGGCCTACCGGGCGATGGCTGAGGCGGCTGCGGCCGATCCCGACGGCTTCTGGGGCGATGCCGCCCGTCGGGAGTTGCACTGGTTCGAACCGTTCCGCAGCGTCCTCGATTGGAGTGATGCACCGTTCGCCCGCTGGTTTGAAGGGGGCACCACCAATCTGTCCTTCAACTGTCTGGACCGCCATCTCGATGGCCCTCGTGCCGAGAAGACGGCCCTGATCTGGGAGGGGGAGCCAGGCGATGTGCGGCGCTTCAGCTACCGCGAGCTCCATGCCGAGGTGTGTCAAGCGGCCAATGCCCTCAAGGCCATGGGCATCGGCAAGGGAGATCTGGTGGCTCTCTATATGCCGATGGTTCCTGAGGCGGCGATCGCCATGCTCGCCTGTGCCCGCATCGGTGCTCCCCACTCAGTGGTGTTTGGCGGTTTTTCCGCTGAGGCCCTGCGTGACCGGTTGATCGATGGCGAGGCCAAGGCGGTGATCACCGCCGATGGCGGGTTCCGCAAGGACAAGCCGGTGTCGTTGAAGCCTGCAGTGGATGCCGCCCTTGCGGATGGGGCGTGCCCCTCTGTGACCGGTGTTCTGGTGGTGCAACGCACCAAGCAGCCCGTGGAGATGGTCGAGGGCCGTGATCAGTGGTGGCACGATCTGGTGGATGCCCAGTCGACCGACTGCCCCGCTGCGCCAATGGCGAGTGAGGATCGCCTGTTTGTTCTTTACACCTCAGGCTCGACCGGGAAACCCAAAGGTGTGGTGCACACCACAGCCGGCTACAACCTCTGGGCCCATCTCACCTTTCAGTGGATCTTTGACATCCAAGAGAACGACGTCTATTGGTGCACCGCTGACGTGGGCTGGATCACTGGTCACAGCTACATCGTTTACGGCCCGCTCTCCAACGGCGCCACCACCGTCATGTACGAGGGTGCACCGCGCCCGAGCAAACCCGGTGCCTTCTGGGAGGTGATCCAGAAGCATGGGGTCACCATCTTCTACACCGCCCCCACAGCGATCCGTGCCTTTATGAAGAGCGGTCGTGATGTGCCTGATCAATACGACATGAGCAGCCTGCGCCTGCTGGGAACCGTTGGTGAACCGATCAACCCCGAGGCCTGGATGTGGTATCGCGATGTGATCGGCGGTAACCGTTGCCCGATCGTCGACACCTGGTGGCAGACCGAGACAGGTGGGGTCATGATCAGCCCCCTGCCCGGTGCCACACCGACCAAGCCAGGTTCTGCCACCTTGCCGCTGCCGGGCATTCAGGCGGATGTGGTGGATGGGGACGGCAACAGTGTGGCGGCCGATGAAGGGGGCTATTTGGTGGTCCGTCGCCCCTGGCCAGGAATGATGCGCACGGTGCATGGCAATCCACAGCGTTTCCGAGAGAGCTACTGGGAGCACATCCGTCCCGCCGATGGCCATTACATCTACTTCGCAGGGGATGGCGCCCGGAGGGACGCCGATGGCTACTTCTGGGTGATGGGTCGCGTGGATGACGTGATCAATGTGTCCGGTCATCGGCTCGGAACGATGGAGATCGAATCCGCCCTTGTGAGCCACCCTGCGGTTGCTGAGGCTGCTGTTGTTGGCCGCCCCGATGACCTCAAAGGTGAGGGCATCGTGGCCTTCGTGACCCTGGAGGCTGGCCGGGAGGCCACCGAGGCCCTGGTAGCGGAATTGGGCGCCCACGTAGGTCAGGAGATTGGCCCGATTGCGCGCCCGGATGAGATCCGTTGCAGCGATGCGCTTCCCAAGACCCGCAGTGGCAAGATCATGCGGCGAATCCTGCGGGCCCTGGCTGCCGGTCAGGAGGTCAGTGGTGACACCAGCACCCTGGAGGATCGCTCGGTTCTCGATCGCTTGCGGGCCTAA
- a CDS encoding HAD family phosphatase, with protein MSAPAACLFDLDGLLLDTEPLHGKAWAAAAKHFGSELSETQLKQLRGRRRQDCAEQVIRWLERSITPEDLLAVQQPFARRLLAGAPAMPGAEALLRTCWRLDIAMALVTSSAEEAVRRKCEPHPWLTLIETRVLGDDPDLRQGKPAADPFLLAADRLGVDVRACWALEDSLAGSRAALAAGCRLWLLDADNSGIDSAQLPQGTWQTILHLNEVEHALIGAT; from the coding sequence ATGTCCGCTCCTGCAGCCTGCCTGTTTGACCTGGATGGACTGCTCCTTGACACCGAGCCTTTGCATGGGAAGGCCTGGGCCGCCGCGGCCAAGCATTTCGGCTCAGAGCTGAGTGAAACACAGCTCAAGCAGCTCCGGGGCCGTCGGCGCCAGGACTGTGCCGAACAGGTGATCCGCTGGTTGGAGAGATCGATCACTCCTGAGGACCTCCTGGCAGTGCAACAACCGTTCGCCCGTCGATTGCTGGCCGGAGCGCCAGCCATGCCTGGGGCAGAAGCGTTGCTACGCACCTGCTGGCGCCTGGACATTGCCATGGCTCTCGTCACCAGCAGCGCCGAGGAAGCTGTGCGGCGCAAATGCGAACCCCATCCCTGGCTCACCCTGATCGAAACCAGGGTGCTGGGCGATGACCCAGATCTTCGTCAGGGAAAACCGGCTGCAGATCCCTTTCTGCTGGCAGCCGACAGGTTGGGAGTGGACGTCCGTGCCTGCTGGGCCCTGGAGGACTCCTTGGCGGGATCAAGGGCTGCGCTAGCAGCCGGGTGCCGACTCTGGCTACTGGATGCCGATAACAGCGGTATTGATTCGGCTCAGCTACCCCAAGGAACCTGGCAAACAATCCTCCACCTCAACGAGGTTGAGCACGCTCTCATCGGCGCGACCTGA
- the sds gene encoding solanesyl diphosphate synthase translates to MATVTELLQPVEQDLETLLSDLRSLIGAGHPILQAAAEHLFSAGGKRLRPGIVLLISRALSANGELTARHRRLAEITEMIHTASLVHDDVVDEASTRRGVATVHSRFNHRVAVLAGDFLFAQASWHLANLDDLEVVKLLSRVIMDLADGEVKQGLFRYDTGQTFATYLEKSYCKTASLIANSAKAAGVLSNESSEHLDSLYHYGRQLGLAFQVVDDILDFTGSDQQLGKPAASDLASGYLTAPALYALEEQPKLAGLIEREFSGDGDLAQALELVRASRAIPRSRELAETFAREAREALAWLPESPSRRALIELPEFVLGRLY, encoded by the coding sequence ATGGCCACCGTCACAGAGCTGCTGCAGCCGGTTGAACAGGATTTGGAGACACTCCTGAGCGATCTGCGCAGCCTGATCGGGGCTGGCCATCCGATCCTTCAGGCAGCAGCCGAACATCTGTTCAGCGCTGGTGGAAAACGTTTACGCCCGGGGATCGTGCTCCTGATCTCAAGGGCACTCTCTGCCAACGGTGAATTAACGGCGCGACACCGCAGGCTGGCAGAGATCACTGAAATGATCCATACGGCCTCGCTTGTCCACGACGATGTCGTGGATGAGGCTTCGACCCGTCGCGGAGTGGCCACAGTCCATAGCCGTTTCAACCATCGGGTGGCTGTGCTCGCCGGTGATTTCCTTTTTGCCCAAGCCAGTTGGCACTTGGCCAACCTCGATGATCTGGAGGTGGTGAAGCTGCTGAGCCGCGTGATCATGGATCTCGCGGATGGTGAGGTGAAGCAGGGCCTGTTCCGTTACGACACCGGTCAGACCTTTGCAACGTATCTCGAGAAGAGCTACTGCAAGACCGCGTCCCTGATTGCCAACAGCGCCAAGGCCGCTGGGGTGCTCAGTAACGAAAGCAGTGAGCATCTGGATTCTCTTTATCACTACGGGCGCCAGCTCGGACTCGCCTTCCAAGTGGTCGACGACATCCTTGATTTCACGGGTAGCGACCAACAACTGGGTAAGCCAGCTGCCAGTGATCTCGCCAGTGGGTACCTCACCGCTCCAGCGCTCTATGCCCTTGAGGAGCAACCGAAGCTGGCTGGACTCATTGAACGGGAATTCAGCGGTGATGGGGATCTCGCTCAGGCTCTCGAGCTTGTGCGCGCTTCCCGGGCGATTCCCCGCAGCCGTGAACTCGCTGAAACCTTTGCCCGCGAGGCGAGGGAAGCCCTGGCCTGGCTGCCCGAGTCTCCATCCAGGCGGGCTCTGATTGAACTCCCTGAGTTTGTGCTCGGCCGTTTGTATTGA
- the murI gene encoding glutamate racemase: MSICLGLFDSGVGGLTVLRSVLRRHGSVPVVYLGDTARVPYGSRAPSEIRAIAAEVVAWLKDQDVSTVVMACNTTNALARDVTEGQAGVPVVGLIGAAAALVRESRVGVLATPATVASGAYRESIEALHPGSLVVQQACPDFVPRIEAGDLSSPELRELAMGYLSPLLEASVESVILGCTHYPLLEPLLRSLLPDGIRLIDPAEGVARQLDALLGSPVEDGHAPPLSLATTRLCVTADPEGFATRATPWLGERPLVELVDLRPQACSP; encoded by the coding sequence GTGAGCATCTGCCTTGGCCTGTTTGACAGCGGCGTCGGTGGGCTCACCGTGCTTCGGAGCGTGCTGCGCCGTCATGGTTCGGTGCCCGTTGTGTATCTCGGAGATACGGCCCGGGTGCCCTACGGCAGTCGTGCCCCCTCTGAGATCAGGGCCATTGCGGCCGAGGTGGTCGCCTGGCTGAAGGATCAGGACGTCTCCACGGTGGTGATGGCCTGTAACACCACCAATGCCCTAGCCCGCGACGTTACTGAGGGCCAGGCCGGGGTCCCGGTGGTGGGCTTGATCGGTGCTGCTGCCGCCCTCGTTCGGGAAAGTCGGGTTGGAGTGCTCGCAACCCCGGCGACGGTGGCTTCAGGCGCCTATCGCGAGAGCATCGAAGCGCTCCATCCAGGTTCCCTGGTTGTGCAGCAGGCCTGCCCCGATTTCGTGCCGAGGATCGAGGCGGGTGATCTCAGTAGTCCGGAGCTGCGTGAGCTGGCGATGGGTTATCTCAGTCCTTTGCTGGAGGCATCGGTTGAATCGGTGATCCTGGGCTGCACCCATTACCCACTCCTTGAACCATTGCTGCGCAGCCTGCTGCCTGATGGGATCCGCCTGATTGATCCCGCTGAAGGGGTGGCCCGTCAGCTCGATGCACTGTTGGGTAGCCCCGTGGAGGACGGCCATGCCCCTCCGCTCTCGCTCGCCACCACCCGTCTGTGTGTGACGGCGGATCCGGAGGGTTTTGCAACCCGCGCCACCCCCTGGTTGGGAGAACGCCCGCTGGTGGAACTGGTGGACCTGCGACCCCAGGCCTGCTCCCCCTAG
- a CDS encoding N-acetylmuramoyl-L-alanine amidase, with protein sequence MRPARSRPLALLALALLQLPAALASLPARAASALAAWSFTDNGVLELRTATGARLEAFFEAGDRRQGPRVWIDFPGELSRSRSVRGSGALREIRLGKPTPGSTRLVLEFQPGVELDPARLKLVGTAADRWKLVFEGMPTRGLRAIGEGDLTARSGGWSSGVQITPTRTPINAAGLPDVPRGRYHVVIDPGHGGPDPGAVGIAGLRETDVVLDISFQVAQLLEAKGVQVTMTRTADVDVDLPPRVARANRVGATAFVSIHANAISMSRPEVNGIETFYFSDPRSARLAARIQRQVLNVSPGSPDRGVRQGRFFVIRRTTMPSVLVETGFVTGRLDAPRLAMADHRRRLALAIATGILEYLQEAR encoded by the coding sequence ATGCGCCCGGCCCGTTCCCGTCCCCTGGCCCTGCTGGCGCTGGCGCTGCTGCAGCTCCCTGCCGCTTTGGCCTCGTTGCCGGCCAGAGCTGCCAGCGCCCTGGCGGCCTGGTCGTTCACTGACAATGGAGTGCTTGAGCTGCGCACGGCCACCGGTGCAAGGCTTGAAGCCTTCTTTGAGGCTGGTGACCGTCGTCAGGGACCGCGGGTCTGGATTGATTTTCCTGGGGAGCTGAGCCGTTCAAGGAGCGTTCGTGGCAGTGGGGCGCTTCGGGAGATCCGCCTCGGCAAGCCCACGCCCGGCAGCACGCGCTTGGTGCTGGAGTTTCAGCCTGGTGTAGAGCTTGACCCTGCTCGCCTCAAGCTGGTGGGCACGGCCGCCGACCGCTGGAAGCTTGTCTTTGAGGGGATGCCGACCAGGGGCTTGCGTGCCATCGGTGAGGGCGACCTCACGGCTCGTTCCGGTGGTTGGTCGTCGGGGGTGCAGATCACACCGACCCGGACACCGATCAATGCCGCGGGTCTGCCGGATGTTCCCCGTGGTCGTTACCACGTGGTGATTGATCCCGGGCATGGCGGGCCTGATCCAGGAGCGGTCGGCATTGCTGGTTTGCGCGAGACCGATGTGGTGCTCGACATCTCGTTCCAGGTCGCCCAGCTGCTGGAGGCCAAAGGTGTGCAGGTGACCATGACGCGCACGGCGGACGTTGACGTGGACCTCCCCCCCCGGGTGGCACGCGCCAACCGCGTCGGTGCCACGGCGTTCGTCAGCATCCATGCCAATGCGATCAGCATGTCTCGCCCGGAGGTCAATGGCATCGAGACCTTTTACTTTTCGGATCCCCGTTCAGCCCGGCTGGCAGCGCGCATTCAACGTCAGGTGCTCAACGTCTCCCCCGGCAGTCCCGATCGGGGAGTGCGGCAGGGGCGCTTCTTTGTGATCCGACGCACCACCATGCCCTCGGTGCTGGTGGAGACCGGGTTTGTCACCGGCAGGCTCGATGCCCCCCGCTTGGCGATGGCAGATCATCGCCGCCGCCTTGCCCTCGCCATTGCCACCGGCATCCTCGAGTATCTCCAGGAGGCCCGGTGA
- a CDS encoding carbon-nitrogen hydrolase family protein: MSDFLAAAVQLTSGSDPESNFSAAEEQIELAARRGAELVGLPENFAYMGDDARRLELAPALAEQCQRFLVTMACRYQVAILGGGFPVPVGDGQHTYQRAQLVGRDGQLLSSYDKIHLFDVDLPDGSTYRESASFSPGSTHPPVVSIPGLCRVGVSICYDVRFPELYRHLVGDGAEVLMIPAAFTAFTGKDHWQVLLQARAIENTAYVLAPAQTGQHGGRRQTHGHAMVIDPWGTVLADAGVLPGAAVAPIDPDHLKRIRGQMPSLRHRRPALF, encoded by the coding sequence GTGAGCGACTTTCTGGCGGCGGCTGTGCAACTGACCAGCGGCTCTGATCCGGAGAGCAACTTCAGTGCCGCCGAGGAGCAGATCGAACTGGCGGCCCGCCGTGGGGCGGAGCTGGTGGGCCTGCCTGAAAATTTCGCCTACATGGGGGACGACGCCCGTCGGCTCGAGTTGGCGCCGGCCTTGGCTGAGCAATGCCAACGCTTTCTGGTCACGATGGCCTGCCGTTACCAGGTTGCGATCCTCGGGGGTGGATTCCCCGTGCCGGTGGGCGATGGCCAGCACACCTACCAGCGCGCTCAGTTAGTGGGCCGTGACGGTCAGCTGCTGTCGAGTTACGACAAGATCCACTTGTTTGATGTGGATCTGCCTGACGGCAGCACCTATCGGGAATCGGCGAGTTTCAGTCCCGGAAGCACCCATCCACCAGTGGTCAGCATTCCCGGCCTCTGCCGGGTGGGGGTGTCCATTTGCTACGACGTGCGGTTCCCTGAGCTCTACCGCCATCTCGTCGGCGACGGAGCCGAGGTGTTGATGATCCCTGCTGCCTTCACCGCCTTCACCGGCAAGGATCACTGGCAGGTGCTGCTGCAGGCCCGGGCGATCGAGAACACCGCCTACGTGCTGGCACCTGCCCAGACCGGACAGCACGGAGGCCGTCGTCAGACCCATGGCCACGCCATGGTGATTGATCCTTGGGGCACGGTGCTGGCTGACGCGGGTGTGCTCCCCGGTGCCGCGGTCGCGCCCATCGATCCCGATCATCTGAAGCGCATTCGCGGTCAAATGCCGAGCCTTCGGCATCGCCGGCCCGCCCTGTTCTGA
- a CDS encoding 2-phosphosulfolactate phosphatase family protein, translating to MQIAYFHVAADVPEGPDSSRVDAAVVIDVLRATTTIAWALHNGAEAVQTFSDLDELRTAAAAWPAGERLLVGERGGQKLEGFDLGNSPVAVVPELVQGKRLFMSTTNGTRSLQRVREVARVFTAALPNRQAVADRLLAEPLETVWIVGSGWEGSYSLEDSLAAGALASLLIAQGGSSANDEMAAALALWNQWQQDPEACLRKATHGQRLIGLGNHDADFRCCAGLDELRVVPTQVEPGLLRAV from the coding sequence ATGCAGATCGCTTACTTCCACGTTGCGGCCGATGTGCCGGAGGGGCCGGACAGCTCGAGGGTTGATGCCGCTGTCGTGATCGATGTGCTGCGTGCCACCACCACCATCGCCTGGGCGCTCCATAACGGGGCTGAAGCGGTGCAGACCTTCAGCGATCTCGATGAGCTGCGCACGGCAGCGGCAGCCTGGCCCGCGGGAGAACGTCTGCTGGTGGGTGAGCGGGGCGGCCAGAAACTGGAGGGCTTTGATCTCGGTAACTCCCCGGTAGCCGTGGTGCCCGAGCTGGTGCAGGGCAAGCGTCTTTTTATGAGCACCACGAATGGGACCCGCTCCCTGCAGCGGGTCCGCGAAGTCGCTCGCGTGTTCACTGCAGCGCTTCCCAATCGTCAAGCGGTGGCGGATCGCCTGCTGGCGGAACCCCTGGAGACCGTGTGGATTGTCGGTAGCGGCTGGGAGGGGTCTTATTCCCTGGAGGATTCCCTCGCCGCTGGTGCGCTGGCGTCCCTGCTGATTGCTCAAGGTGGATCCAGCGCCAACGATGAGATGGCGGCGGCGCTCGCTCTCTGGAACCAATGGCAGCAGGATCCCGAGGCCTGTCTTCGCAAGGCCACCCATGGCCAGCGTCTGATCGGTCTGGGGAACCATGACGCCGATTTCCGCTGCTGTGCAGGGCTCGATGAGCTCCGAGTGGTGCCGACCCAGGTGGAGCCAGGGCTGTTGCGAGCTGTCTGA
- a CDS encoding UbiD family decarboxylase has product MALFRSGPATRDLRGFLELLESKGQLRRITAPVDPDLELAAVADRVLAAGGPALLFENVIGSSMPVAVNLLGTVERVVWSMGLERAEQLEDLGSRLALLQQPRPPKGLTETKAFARVFWDLLKAVPDRDLTPPCHQQVFEGEAMTLDALPLIRPWPSDAGGVITLGLVITKDPETGVPNVGVYRLQKQSFNTMTVHWLSVRGGARHLRKAAAMGKKLEVAVAIGVHPLLVMAAATPIPVQLSEWLFAGLYAGEGVRLTRCKTLDLNVPSHSEIVLEGTITPGEVLPDGPFGDHMGFYGGVEDSPLVRFHCMTQRRKPIMLTTFSGRPPKEEAMLAIALNRIYTPILRQQIPEIKDFFLPMEALSYKLAVISIDKAYPGQAKRAAMAFWSALPQFTYTKFVVVVDSHINVRDPRQVVWAIAAQVDPQRDLFVLENTPFDSLDFASEQLGLGGRLAIDATTKIGPEKNHPWGEPLSRPADLEARVSSRMEELGLGDLDDQSPDPALFGYVLDALLQNRPIGSAASKGS; this is encoded by the coding sequence ATGGCCCTGTTTCGCTCCGGACCGGCGACCCGTGATCTCAGGGGCTTTCTCGAGCTGCTGGAAAGCAAAGGACAACTGCGCCGGATCACGGCACCGGTGGATCCGGATCTGGAGCTCGCAGCGGTCGCCGATCGGGTGCTGGCCGCAGGGGGCCCCGCCCTGCTGTTCGAGAACGTGATCGGCAGCTCGATGCCGGTCGCGGTGAACCTGCTCGGAACCGTCGAGCGCGTGGTCTGGAGCATGGGTCTGGAACGGGCCGAACAGCTGGAAGACCTCGGGAGTCGCCTGGCTTTGCTCCAACAACCCCGCCCGCCCAAGGGACTGACGGAAACGAAGGCTTTTGCTCGGGTGTTTTGGGATCTGCTGAAGGCGGTGCCGGATCGAGACCTGACGCCGCCCTGCCATCAACAGGTCTTCGAAGGGGAGGCGATGACACTCGATGCGCTTCCCCTGATCCGGCCATGGCCCAGTGATGCCGGAGGGGTGATCACCCTGGGGCTGGTGATCACGAAGGATCCCGAGACCGGTGTTCCCAATGTCGGGGTCTACCGCCTTCAGAAGCAGTCCTTCAACACCATGACGGTGCACTGGCTGAGCGTGCGTGGGGGAGCCAGACACCTGCGCAAAGCAGCGGCCATGGGCAAGAAGCTTGAAGTCGCGGTGGCGATCGGCGTTCACCCCCTGCTGGTGATGGCAGCCGCAACTCCGATCCCGGTGCAGTTGAGCGAATGGTTGTTCGCCGGGCTCTATGCCGGCGAGGGGGTGCGTCTAACCCGCTGCAAAACCCTCGACCTCAACGTACCCAGCCACAGCGAAATCGTTCTCGAGGGCACGATCACGCCTGGGGAAGTACTCCCCGATGGTCCCTTCGGAGATCATATGGGCTTCTACGGCGGAGTGGAGGATTCGCCGCTCGTGCGCTTCCACTGCATGACGCAACGGCGGAAGCCGATCATGCTGACCACCTTCAGCGGTAGGCCTCCGAAGGAAGAAGCGATGCTCGCGATCGCCCTCAATCGGATCTACACACCGATCCTCCGTCAGCAGATTCCGGAGATCAAAGACTTCTTCCTTCCGATGGAGGCCCTCAGCTACAAGCTGGCTGTGATCTCCATCGACAAGGCCTATCCGGGTCAAGCCAAGCGCGCGGCCATGGCCTTCTGGAGCGCCTTGCCCCAGTTCACTTACACCAAATTCGTGGTGGTGGTGGACAGCCACATCAATGTGCGCGATCCCCGCCAGGTGGTCTGGGCGATTGCAGCCCAGGTGGATCCGCAGCGGGACCTGTTCGTTCTCGAGAACACTCCGTTCGACAGCCTCGATTTCGCCAGTGAGCAGCTAGGGCTTGGGGGACGACTGGCCATCGACGCCACCACCAAGATCGGTCCGGAGAAGAACCATCCCTGGGGCGAACCCCTCAGCCGGCCCGCCGACCTAGAGGCACGGGTGAGCAGCCGCATGGAGGAGCTGGGCTTGGGGGATCTCGACGATCAGAGCCCCGATCCGGCACTGTTCGGCTACGTCCTGGATGCATTGCTGCAGAACCGACCCATAGGATCGGCTGCATCCAAAGGCAGCTGA
- the aroA gene encoding 3-phosphoshikimate 1-carboxyvinyltransferase, giving the protein MSGTTGSPRDLKAGGRLSGRVTVPGDKSISHRALLFGAIAEGTTTIEGLLPAEDPISTAACLRAMGAEISPIESGAVIQVKGVGLDGLEEPSEVLDCGNSGTTMRLMLGLLAGREGRHFVLSGDASLRRRPMQRVGQPLALMGAEVRGRDGGNYAPLAVQGRKLHGAVVGTPVASAQVKSALLLAALTASGPSTVIEPAHSRDHSERMLRAFGADLAVGGEMGRHISVRPGATLTGQHVVVPGDISSAAFWLVAGALIPGAEITIENVGLNPTRTGVLDILEQMEARIEVLNQRDVAGEPVGDLRVHHGPLKAFQFGEEIMPRLVDEVPILAVAACFCDGISRISGASELRVKETDRLAVMARQLKAMGASIEEQPDGLIIHGGQSLRGAALDSETDHRVAMSLAVAAMLADGDSTLERSDAAAVSYPTFWSDLERLRC; this is encoded by the coding sequence GTGTCCGGAACGACTGGCTCTCCCCGTGACCTGAAGGCGGGCGGACGTCTGAGCGGACGGGTCACTGTGCCTGGAGACAAGTCGATTTCCCATCGGGCGTTGCTGTTCGGCGCCATCGCGGAGGGCACGACCACCATTGAGGGGTTGCTGCCGGCAGAAGATCCGATCAGCACGGCCGCCTGCCTGCGGGCAATGGGTGCGGAGATCAGCCCGATTGAGTCTGGGGCGGTGATCCAAGTGAAGGGCGTGGGCCTCGATGGGCTGGAGGAGCCCTCTGAAGTGCTCGACTGCGGCAACTCCGGCACCACCATGCGTCTCATGCTCGGCCTTCTGGCCGGACGCGAAGGGCGTCATTTCGTGCTGAGTGGAGATGCCTCTCTGAGACGACGGCCGATGCAACGGGTCGGACAGCCCCTCGCCCTGATGGGCGCCGAAGTGCGCGGACGGGACGGCGGCAACTATGCACCACTGGCGGTGCAGGGCCGCAAGCTCCACGGAGCAGTGGTGGGCACACCTGTGGCCAGCGCCCAAGTGAAGTCGGCACTGCTGCTGGCGGCCCTCACCGCTTCAGGGCCAAGCACTGTGATCGAGCCAGCCCATTCCCGAGACCACAGTGAACGGATGCTGCGGGCTTTTGGGGCCGACCTTGCAGTGGGTGGCGAGATGGGACGGCACATCAGCGTCAGGCCCGGCGCCACTCTCACCGGTCAGCACGTTGTCGTGCCCGGTGACATCAGCTCAGCGGCGTTCTGGCTGGTGGCCGGAGCACTGATCCCAGGAGCTGAGATCACCATCGAAAACGTGGGTCTGAACCCCACCCGCACCGGTGTGCTCGACATTCTCGAGCAGATGGAGGCACGAATCGAAGTGCTGAACCAGCGGGATGTGGCCGGCGAGCCGGTGGGCGATCTGCGCGTGCATCACGGCCCCCTCAAAGCCTTCCAGTTCGGGGAAGAGATCATGCCCAGATTGGTGGATGAGGTGCCGATCCTTGCCGTGGCCGCCTGCTTCTGCGATGGCATCAGTCGCATCAGCGGCGCCTCCGAACTCCGCGTCAAAGAAACCGACCGACTGGCGGTGATGGCCCGTCAGCTCAAGGCGATGGGCGCCTCGATCGAAGAGCAGCCCGATGGCCTGATCATCCACGGAGGCCAGTCGCTGCGGGGGGCTGCCCTCGACAGCGAAACCGACCACAGGGTGGCCATGAGCCTGGCGGTGGCAGCGATGCTGGCGGATGGAGATTCCACGCTCGAACGGAGCGATGCAGCTGCCGTGAGCTATCCCACGTTCTGGAGCGATCTTGAGCGACTGCGCTGCTGA